The following DNA comes from Fusobacterium russii ATCC 25533.
GAAACAACTACAGAAAAAGCAAAACAAAAAAATAGAGCCTTTGATTTATATGCAGAGGCAAGATATACAAAAGACTTAGGAAATAATTTATATTTTGAGCCTAGTTTCGGACTTGCTTACAGCAGAGTAAAACAAGGTGGAGCAACAGAAGATGATGGAAAAGTTAATTTAAATATAAAATCAAAGACATTTAACCAAACTAAGGCGGAATTAGGTTTAGATTTAAAGAAAGTTCTAGTAAATGGAAATACAAATCATAACTTTGTATTCGGTCTTTCTTATGAAAGATTATTAAGTGGAGCAAAGGCAACAAATGTTAGAGCCAATGTAGTTGGAGGAAGAGAATTTGATGTTCTAGTTCCGGCAAAAGAAAAAGGCAGAACAAGTTTAGGTGCAGAATATATGATGGAAAACAAAGTCGGACTATTATTTAACTTAAAAATGGACTACGGTTTCAGCCATGGCAGCGATAAAAAAGATTTAAGATTCAGCACAGGATTAGGATATAAATTTTAAAATTTTTTAAATTTTTATTTTGGGGCTATAATTTTTATAGCCCTTTTTATTTTTTAAATAACAAGAGCTAAAAGCATAAATATATGATATAATTAAATATTAAAATATAAAGAAAAAGAGGTATTTATGAAATATTCTTTTAAAGAATTATGTGAAATTGTAAAACAGAAACTTAGTTCCAAGAGATTTAAACACACTATGTCTGTTGTTGATATGAGTGTTAAATTGGCTAAAAATTATGGAGCAAATATAGAAAAATGTAAGGTAGCAGCTCTTTTACATGATGTCTGCAAAGAAATGAATGTAGATGAGATGAAAAAAATCTGTAAGGAAAATTTTATGTTAGAGCTAACAAAAGAAGATTTGGAGAACACAGATATTTTACATTCTTTTGTAGCAGCATACTGGGTAGAAAAAAACTTAGGCATAAAAGATAGCGAGATTTTAGCAGCAATAAAAAATCATACTTTAGGAAATAGAGATATGAGCTTGGTAGAAAAAATAGTTTATATAGCTGATGCGATTGAAGTCGGGAGAAATTACCCGGGAGTTGAAGAAATTAGAAATTTAACTTTTAAAGATTTGGATAGAGGAATTTTGCTTGAAGCAGAAAAAAAAGAAGCTTATTTGAAAAGTATAGGGAAAAAAAGCCATAAGAATACTGAACTTATGAAAGAAGAACTATTGAAAAACATTTCTATCATCAAAAGGGAGGCTGAAAAATGAATTTAGAAAGAGATTTAGAGAAATTAAAAGAGGCACTAAAAAAGAAAAATTATCTTTCATTAGATGAAGCTACAAAGATTTTAGAATGGTCTACTAAAAATAGAAAGAGTAATAAGGCAATTATAATGTCTTGGGTTGATGAGGGAGAGCTTAGTATTGTTAAATCAGGAAAGATAACTTTGCCTGAGCAAATAGGATTTTTAAAGGGGACTTTTTCAGTTATAAAAGATAGATTTGCATTTGTCGATATAGAAAAAAAAGATGAGGAAAAGGAAGGAATATTCATTCCTAAATCAGCCTTTAATAATGCTTTAGATGGAGATACGGTTTTAGTTAAAATTACAAAAGAGAAAAATGGTGATAAGGGGGCAGAAGGTGAAGTTGCAAAAATTATCAGCCATGAAAAGAAAGTAATAATAGGAATATTACAGAAAAATAAAAATTTTTCTTTTGTAGTCCCAACTCGTTCAATAGGCAAGGACATATATGTTCCCAATGAAATGATAATGGGAGCTGAAAATCAAGATTTAGTGGCTGTAGAAATAACATTTTGGGGTGATGATTCAAGAAAACCTGAAGGGAAAGTTATTAAAATATTGGGTTCAATAACTGATACAAAAAATATGATAGACGCCCTTATTTTTAGAGAAGGCTTAAAAACCGAATTTTCTACTGAGGCTATGTTGGAAGTAAAAAAAATGCTGGAGGACTCAGAAAAAGAAAAGTGGGAAGTAACTAGGAAGGATTTAACAAAGCTGCCTATAATAACAATTGATGGTGATGACGCAAAAGATTTAGATGATGCTGTTTATGTTGAGAAATTGGAAAATGGAAATTATAAGTTAATTGTAGCCATAGCCGATGTATCACATTATGTTAAGCTGAATTCAAAACTTGATTTGGAAGCAAGAGAAAGGGGAAATTCTGTATATTTGGTTGATAGAGTTTTGCCAATGTTTCCAAAAGAAATTTCAAATGGAATATGTTCTTTAAATGAGAGAGAAGATAAGTTGACATTTAGTTGTGAGGCTGAAATAGACTTAAATGGAAATGTTGTAAATGCCGATATCTATAAATCTGTTATAAATTCTGTGCATAGAATGACTTATGGCGATGTCAACAAAATTTTAGATGGAGATGAAAAGCTGAGTCAAGTTTACAGCGATATAAAAGATATGCTATTTGAAATGCAGGAATTATCAAAAATATTAAGAAATAAAAAATATAAAAGAGGAAGTATAGATTTTGAATTACCGGAAATAAAAGTTAGCTTAAACGAAGATGGAACAGTGGCTGAGATTGGTCAAAGAGAAAGAGGAGAAGGGGAAAAAATCATAGAAGATTTTATGATAGTTGCAAATGAAGTAGTAGCAGAGAGAATTTTTTGGTTGGAAATCCCGTCAATCTATAGAACTCATGAAAAACCGACAAGAGAGAGTATAGCCAGTTTAAATGAAACCTTAGCTAAGTTCGGATATAAGATTCCTAATTTAGATAATATTCATCCTAAACAATTTCAGGAAATCATAGAAAATTCAAGAAAAAAAGAAATAAATATGTTGGTGCATAAAATGATTTTAATGGCACTTAAACAGGCTAGATATACGGTTGGAAATGTAGGGCATTTTGGTTTGGCTTCAAAATTTTATACACATTTTACATCTCCTATAAGGAGATATTCAGATTTAATGGTTCACAGAATTTTGAATAATATAATTTCAGAAAAGCCTAAAAAGAATCTTATTTACGAAGATGAATTGGTGGAGATATGTAGCCATATTTCTAAAACAGAAAGGATTGCTATGAAGGCAGAAGAAGAAAGTATTAGGATAAAATTAGTGGAGTATATGTCAGATAAAATAGGTGAAGTTTTTGAAGCAGTTGTAAGTGGTTTCAGTCAAAGAAAGGTTTTCTTTGAAACAGCTGAAAATATTGAATGTAGCTGGGATGTAACAACTGCAGAACACTATTATGAATTTGATGAAACTAACTATGTGATGGTAGATAGAGATAACAAAAAAAAGGTATATAATTTAGGGGACAAAGTAGAAGTTATTTTGCAGAAGACGGATTTTTACACTCTGGAAATTTCTGTTAGTCCGGTTGAATTATTGGAGGATAAATGATAATTGCAAATAATAAAAAGGCTTTTTTTGATTATTTCATAGAGGATAGATTTGAAGCAGGGATAGAGCTGAAGGGCAGTGAAGTGAAATCTGTAAAGGCAGGGAAAGTCAGTATAAAGGAATCTTTTATAAGAATAATAAATGATGAAGTTTTTATAATGGGAATGTCTATAGTTCCATGGCAATTCGGCTCTGTGTATAATCCGGAAGAAAGAAGAGTGAGAAAGCTTTTACTCAATAAAAAAGAAATTAGAAAATTACATGAAAAAGTAAAAATAAAAGGTTATACAATAGTCCCGCTTGATGTACATCTATCGAAGGGTTATGTAAAAGTTCAAATTGCAGTGGCTAAGGGAAAGAAAAATTATGATAAAAGAGAAAGTATAGCTAAAAAAGATCAGGAGAGAAATATAAGAAGAGATATTAAAATATCCGGTAGATAGCAATTTATGGACATTAAAT
Coding sequences within:
- a CDS encoding autotransporter outer membrane beta-barrel domain-containing protein → ETTTEKAKQKNRAFDLYAEARYTKDLGNNLYFEPSFGLAYSRVKQGGATEDDGKVNLNIKSKTFNQTKAELGLDLKKVLVNGNTNHNFVFGLSYERLLSGAKATNVRANVVGGREFDVLVPAKEKGRTSLGAEYMMENKVGLLFNLKMDYGFSHGSDKKDLRFSTGLGYKF
- the yqeK gene encoding bis(5'-nucleosyl)-tetraphosphatase (symmetrical) YqeK; translated protein: MKYSFKELCEIVKQKLSSKRFKHTMSVVDMSVKLAKNYGANIEKCKVAALLHDVCKEMNVDEMKKICKENFMLELTKEDLENTDILHSFVAAYWVEKNLGIKDSEILAAIKNHTLGNRDMSLVEKIVYIADAIEVGRNYPGVEEIRNLTFKDLDRGILLEAEKKEAYLKSIGKKSHKNTELMKEELLKNISIIKREAEK
- the rnr gene encoding ribonuclease R; the encoded protein is MNLERDLEKLKEALKKKNYLSLDEATKILEWSTKNRKSNKAIIMSWVDEGELSIVKSGKITLPEQIGFLKGTFSVIKDRFAFVDIEKKDEEKEGIFIPKSAFNNALDGDTVLVKITKEKNGDKGAEGEVAKIISHEKKVIIGILQKNKNFSFVVPTRSIGKDIYVPNEMIMGAENQDLVAVEITFWGDDSRKPEGKVIKILGSITDTKNMIDALIFREGLKTEFSTEAMLEVKKMLEDSEKEKWEVTRKDLTKLPIITIDGDDAKDLDDAVYVEKLENGNYKLIVAIADVSHYVKLNSKLDLEARERGNSVYLVDRVLPMFPKEISNGICSLNEREDKLTFSCEAEIDLNGNVVNADIYKSVINSVHRMTYGDVNKILDGDEKLSQVYSDIKDMLFEMQELSKILRNKKYKRGSIDFELPEIKVSLNEDGTVAEIGQRERGEGEKIIEDFMIVANEVVAERIFWLEIPSIYRTHEKPTRESIASLNETLAKFGYKIPNLDNIHPKQFQEIIENSRKKEINMLVHKMILMALKQARYTVGNVGHFGLASKFYTHFTSPIRRYSDLMVHRILNNIISEKPKKNLIYEDELVEICSHISKTERIAMKAEEESIRIKLVEYMSDKIGEVFEAVVSGFSQRKVFFETAENIECSWDVTTAEHYYEFDETNYVMVDRDNKKKVYNLGDKVEVILQKTDFYTLEISVSPVELLEDK
- the smpB gene encoding SsrA-binding protein SmpB produces the protein MIIANNKKAFFDYFIEDRFEAGIELKGSEVKSVKAGKVSIKESFIRIINDEVFIMGMSIVPWQFGSVYNPEERRVRKLLLNKKEIRKLHEKVKIKGYTIVPLDVHLSKGYVKVQIAVAKGKKNYDKRESIAKKDQERNIRRDIKISGR